A window of the Tripterygium wilfordii isolate XIE 37 chromosome 12, ASM1340144v1, whole genome shotgun sequence genome harbors these coding sequences:
- the LOC120010115 gene encoding classical arabinogalactan protein 6-like gives MARQFVVLVLIFVAVVGSVVSAADQAPTKSPTAAPKSSPKAETPAPAKAPTAASNPKSSPSPKAATAPAPSNEDDSSSAPATSPSSESPDASSPESDVSSPPAPASEASEGPTTTDEVSDGPAISPAEGPAKEQSGAATVKVSAGLGAAAVAGFFFF, from the coding sequence atggcaCGCCAATTCGTTGTCCTTGTCCTAATTTTCGTTGCCGTTGTCGGGTCTGTTGTCTCCGCTGCAGACCAAGCACCCACCAAGTCCCCCACCGCCGCCCCCAAATCATCACCGAAAGCAGAAACACCTGCCCCTGCCAAGGCTCCCACTGCTGCCTCCAACCCTAAATCATCCCCATCCCCCAAGGCTGCCACTGCTCCCGCCCCCTCCAACGAAGATGACTCCTCTAGCGCACCCGCCACTTCACCCTCGTCCGAGTCCCCTGATGCCTCATCCCCCGAATCTGACGTCTCCTCCCCTCCTGCCCCGGCCAGTGAGGCGTCTGAGGGACCTACCACCACTGATGAAGTTAGTGATGGGCCCGCCATTTCACCTGCTGAGGGGCCCGCTAAGGAACAGTCTGGTGCTGCCACTGTCAAGGTCTCCGCTGGCCTTGGTGCTGCCGCCGTTGctggattcttcttcttctaa